One Silurus meridionalis isolate SWU-2019-XX chromosome 10, ASM1480568v1, whole genome shotgun sequence genomic window carries:
- the LOC124391998 gene encoding uncharacterized protein LOC124391998: MANLLSNIILQMLIGFFIPCLFEIASTDHVSVHPGENITLLCNITDYSEILWYQLRADEVKLLISAEKGRVKKKYLLSYNVDNRSFDVTQSSSSISLVIIGVRETDLGFYYCGGRNKMKHIQFGKPIRLNFPDDQHLDSQHPDTQKSASPAFYGIIITIILPCVCAVSVSLIIICSCLHCSRLQDICVSTCCSNQKDVDVHMSDFTSVAYTVFPDGLQPNVGMTISKKKNGVSYHKELHDGLVIDLP, translated from the exons ATGGCCAACCTGCTGTCTAACATTATTCTTCAGATGTTGATTG gtttcttcatacCGTGTCTCTTTGAAATTGCTTCTACTGATCATGTATCTGTTCATCCTGGAGAGAACATCACCCTGCTCTGTAACATCACTGATTATAGTGAGATATTGTGGTATCAACTGAGAGCTGACGAGGTGAAGCTGCTGATATCTGCTGAAAAAGGGAgggtgaagaaaaaatatttgctcAGTTATAATGTAGATAACAGGTCCTTTGATGTAACACAAAGCAGCAGTTCAATCAGTTTAGTGATTATTGGAGTTCGAGAGACGGATCTGGGGTTTTATTACTGTGGAGGACgaaacaaaatgaaacacatTCAGTTTGGGAAACCCATCAGACTGAACTTTCCAG ACGATCAACATCTGGATTCTCAACATCCAGACACACAGAAGTCTGCATCTCCTGCATTCTATGGAATAATTATTACCATAATCttaccatgtgtgtgtgctgtctcTGTTTCCCTGATCATCATCTGCTCCTGTCTGCACTGTTCCAGACTACAAG ACATTTGTGTTTCTACCTGCTGCTCAAATCAGAAG GATGTGGACGTGCACATGTCTGATTTTACCAGTGTGGCCTACACAGTGTTTCCTGATGGCTTACAACCAAATGTTGGCATGacaattagcaaaaaaaaaaatggggtgAGCTACCATAAAGAGCTACATGATGGTCTGGTAATTGACCTACCCTGA